In one Sphingomonas sanguinis genomic region, the following are encoded:
- a CDS encoding FtsB family cell division protein, whose product MRRAALPALGLTIVAFFGAYAVLGRNGLLAYGEYQRQLVKREHDYAVLDKKRTVLKNRVALLDPDHANPDMVDEMVRKELNVAHPDEVIVPLK is encoded by the coding sequence ATGCGGCGGGCCGCGCTGCCCGCCCTTGGTCTGACGATCGTTGCGTTTTTCGGCGCCTATGCGGTGCTGGGGCGCAACGGCCTGCTCGCTTATGGCGAGTATCAGCGTCAGCTGGTCAAGCGTGAGCATGACTATGCCGTGCTCGACAAGAAGCGGACGGTGCTGAAGAACCGGGTCGCGCTGCTCGACCCGGATCATGCCAACCCGGACATGGTCGACGAGATGGTCCGCAAGGAACTGAACGTCGCCCATCCGGACGAGGTCATCGTTCCCCTAAAATGA
- the cyoD gene encoding cytochrome o ubiquinol oxidase subunit IV, translating into MSAHNPHGHGDHGDHGHDIHAHGDTHGHGSLKGYMIGFVLSVILTAIPFWAVMTGALGDTQTTALVIMGLAFVQIVVHMIYFLHMNTKSEGGWTMMALVFTAVLVVITLSGSIWVMYHMNTNMMPDMAAQMGGGM; encoded by the coding sequence TTGAGCGCTCATAACCCCCATGGTCATGGCGACCACGGCGACCACGGCCACGACATCCACGCGCATGGCGATACTCACGGCCATGGGTCGCTCAAGGGTTACATGATCGGCTTCGTGCTGTCGGTGATCCTGACGGCCATCCCGTTCTGGGCGGTCATGACCGGCGCGCTGGGCGATACCCAGACGACCGCTCTGGTCATCATGGGGCTGGCGTTCGTACAGATCGTCGTCCACATGATCTACTTCCTCCACATGAACACCAAGTCGGAGGGTGGCTGGACGATGATGGCGCTGGTGTTTACCGCCGTGCTGGTCGTCATCACGCTGAGCGGATCGATCTGGGTCATGTATCACATGAACACCAACATGATGCCGGACATGGCCGCCCAGATGGGCGGCGGCATGTAA
- a CDS encoding ATP-binding protein — protein MTSGDPPFLPFTVRPREPDAAAGTANMRQLIHLRWMAVAGQLITILFVNRVMGVQLPIPAMMGVLVMAAAINLLSHFRLRFHRITNTELLFALMFDVGTLTLQLFLAGGATNPFISLYLIQVVLGAVLLETWSAWALAGITGLCFGLLSLHHRPLAFPPWLFGDIAGLHTLGNWLGFALVTGLLILFVTRISHNMRLGAARLADLRQQASEEEHIVRMGLLASGAAHELGTPLASLSVILSDWRRVPKLRDDAELMGEIAEMQAEVQRCKAIVTRILQSAGEPRGEAAELSEVGRFIDTIVEEWRRSHGQVLLDYQRTDDDAAIVSDPAIKQAVWNVLDNAAEASPHWVGLTVAREGGAVAVRVTDRGPGFTPATLSQVGRPQQSTKGEGHGVGLFLVSSVVRKLGGRVEAANRAEGGAVVTLTLPLSMIGVSDRE, from the coding sequence GTGACGTCGGGCGATCCGCCCTTCCTGCCCTTTACCGTGCGCCCCCGCGAGCCCGACGCGGCTGCGGGCACCGCCAATATGCGCCAGCTTATCCACCTACGCTGGATGGCGGTGGCAGGGCAGCTGATAACGATCCTGTTCGTCAACCGCGTCATGGGGGTTCAGCTTCCCATTCCGGCGATGATGGGCGTGCTGGTGATGGCGGCCGCGATCAATCTGCTCAGCCATTTCCGCCTGCGCTTTCACCGGATCACGAATACCGAACTTTTGTTCGCGCTGATGTTCGACGTCGGGACGCTGACGCTCCAGCTGTTCCTTGCGGGCGGGGCGACCAATCCCTTCATCTCGCTCTATCTGATCCAAGTCGTGTTGGGCGCGGTGTTGCTGGAAACCTGGTCGGCCTGGGCCCTGGCGGGGATCACGGGGCTCTGTTTCGGGTTGCTGTCGCTCCACCATCGCCCGCTCGCCTTCCCACCTTGGCTGTTCGGTGACATTGCCGGGTTGCATACGCTGGGCAACTGGCTGGGCTTCGCGCTGGTCACAGGCCTGCTGATCCTGTTCGTCACGCGGATCAGCCACAATATGCGGCTTGGCGCCGCGCGGCTGGCGGACTTGCGCCAGCAGGCATCGGAAGAAGAGCATATCGTCCGCATGGGCCTGCTCGCTTCGGGTGCGGCGCATGAACTGGGCACGCCGCTCGCGAGCTTGTCGGTGATCCTCAGCGACTGGCGGCGCGTGCCCAAGCTGCGTGACGATGCCGAACTGATGGGCGAGATCGCCGAGATGCAGGCGGAGGTCCAGCGTTGCAAGGCGATCGTCACCCGCATCTTGCAATCGGCGGGCGAACCGCGTGGCGAGGCGGCCGAACTCTCCGAGGTGGGACGCTTCATCGACACCATCGTCGAGGAATGGCGGCGCAGCCATGGCCAGGTGCTGCTAGACTATCAGCGGACCGATGACGATGCCGCGATCGTGTCCGACCCCGCGATCAAGCAGGCCGTCTGGAACGTCCTCGACAACGCGGCCGAAGCCTCGCCGCACTGGGTCGGCCTGACCGTCGCACGCGAGGGCGGCGCGGTGGCGGTGCGCGTGACCGATCGCGGACCGGGCTTCACCCCGGCAACACTGTCGCAGGTCGGGCGACCGCAGCAATCGACCAAGGGCGAGGGACATGGCGTCGGCCTGTTCCTCGTGTCTAGTGTCGTCCGCAAGCTGGGCGGCCGGGTCGAGGCGGCTAACCGGGCCGAGGGTGGCGCAGTCGTCACGCTGACCCTACCTTTAAGCATGATCGGCGTATCGGATCGGGAGTAA
- a CDS encoding DUF885 domain-containing protein, translating into MACGWDAGFLPSSPYRSHRDTRLRSSSLAIVLAALALGVPTVASAQATPIAAPQPGEGKEDARLKRLFHDSDEASLARNPISGIFRGDIRRADRIGDFFSDAYIAAERAAAEKDLAQLGQIDRAKLTPTNQVAYDVFKQQTETTLKGYDPAIVALTIVRPMDHFYGIQTFYPEFASGQGAAPFNTVADYDNNLKRNVEYAHLLDEAITRFRQGMASGIVQPKLVVRNMIAQFDNLLAVPVEKSTFYGPIQNFPATIPAAEQARLKGAYAAQIRDVIVPAEQRMRTFLADTYLPAARDTVGLSGMPGGDKLYAYLIEQNTTLPLKAEDVHQLGLSEVARILKAMEVQKQAVGFKGSLAEFFTFLRTDPRFAPKTAAQLREGYEAIGRRVDARIREQFSLIPKTPLEIRPVPAFKEKTDAGGSYQGGTPDGTRPGVFYYNTYDLPSRYMWEMETLYLHEAVPGHHFQISLAQENAALPAFMRFGGNTAYAEGWALYAETLWPELGMETDPYQRMGGLSDEMLRAMRLVVDTGIHAKGWTRDQAIDYMLANSPMARTDATAEVERYIAIPGQALAYKIGQLTISRLKAKAKTELSAKFDPRRFHAEVLDTGALPMPVLEGKIEDWIAAEKRR; encoded by the coding sequence ATGGCTTGCGGGTGGGACGCGGGCTTTCTACCAAGTTCGCCTTATCGCTCTCACCGGGATACCCGCTTGCGCTCTTCCTCCCTCGCCATCGTTCTTGCCGCCCTTGCCCTTGGCGTGCCTACCGTCGCATCGGCTCAGGCCACCCCCATCGCGGCACCCCAGCCTGGCGAAGGCAAGGAAGATGCCCGGCTCAAGAGACTATTCCACGATAGCGACGAAGCGAGCCTTGCGCGCAATCCGATCAGCGGAATTTTTCGCGGCGACATACGCCGGGCCGACCGGATCGGCGATTTTTTCTCAGACGCCTATATCGCGGCCGAGCGCGCAGCGGCCGAGAAGGATCTGGCACAGCTCGGCCAGATCGACCGCGCCAAGCTGACCCCGACCAATCAGGTTGCCTATGACGTCTTCAAGCAGCAGACCGAGACGACGCTGAAGGGCTATGATCCCGCCATCGTCGCACTGACGATCGTCCGCCCGATGGATCATTTCTATGGCATCCAGACCTTCTATCCCGAATTCGCCTCGGGTCAGGGTGCCGCACCGTTCAACACGGTGGCCGATTACGACAACAACCTGAAGCGTAACGTCGAATATGCCCATCTGCTCGACGAAGCGATCACCCGCTTCCGCCAGGGCATGGCAAGCGGCATCGTCCAGCCCAAGCTGGTCGTGCGCAACATGATCGCCCAGTTCGACAATCTGCTTGCGGTGCCGGTCGAAAAATCGACCTTTTACGGTCCGATCCAGAATTTCCCCGCCACCATCCCGGCGGCGGAGCAGGCGCGCCTGAAGGGCGCCTATGCCGCGCAGATCCGCGACGTGATCGTGCCCGCCGAACAGCGGATGCGGACCTTCCTGGCCGATACCTATCTGCCCGCCGCACGCGATACGGTCGGCCTGTCGGGTATGCCGGGCGGCGACAAGCTCTATGCCTATCTGATCGAGCAGAACACCACCCTCCCCCTCAAGGCGGAGGACGTGCACCAGCTCGGCCTGTCCGAGGTCGCGCGCATCCTGAAGGCGATGGAGGTCCAGAAGCAGGCGGTCGGCTTCAAGGGCAGCCTGGCGGAGTTCTTCACCTTCCTGCGCACCGATCCGCGTTTTGCACCCAAGACTGCCGCGCAGCTTCGTGAAGGCTATGAGGCGATCGGTCGCCGCGTCGATGCGCGCATCCGCGAGCAATTCTCGCTGATCCCCAAGACACCGCTCGAAATCCGCCCGGTCCCCGCGTTCAAGGAAAAGACCGATGCCGGTGGCTCCTACCAGGGCGGCACGCCGGACGGGACGCGGCCGGGCGTTTTCTACTACAACACCTACGACCTCCCCTCCCGCTACATGTGGGAGATGGAGACGCTCTACTTGCACGAAGCGGTGCCGGGCCATCATTTCCAGATCAGTCTGGCCCAGGAGAACGCGGCGCTTCCCGCCTTCATGCGCTTCGGCGGCAACACCGCCTATGCCGAAGGCTGGGCGCTCTATGCCGAGACGCTCTGGCCCGAGCTGGGCATGGAAACCGACCCCTATCAGCGTATGGGCGGCCTGAGCGACGAGATGCTGCGCGCGATGCGTCTGGTCGTCGACACCGGCATCCACGCCAAGGGTTGGACGCGCGATCAGGCGATCGACTATATGCTCGCCAACTCCCCCATGGCGCGCACCGACGCGACCGCCGAAGTCGAGCGCTACATCGCCATTCCGGGCCAAGCACTGGCCTATAAAATCGGGCAGCTCACGATCAGCCGGTTGAAGGCGAAGGCGAAGACGGAACTGAGCGCGAAGTTCGATCCGCGCCGCTTCCACGCCGAAGTACTTGACACCGGCGCGCTGCCCATGCCGGTACTGGAAGGGAAGATCGAGGACTGGATCGCGGCCGAAAAGCGCCGCTGA
- a CDS encoding SURF1 family protein, translated as MADAGVSGGRPGRSPLTLAILTAIGVALIAAFLSLGVWQLQRRVWKLNLIATVNARLHAPPVAAPRTAGASDAYTRVTAEGRFRNDRETFVQAVTERGPGFWVLTPLVGPRFTVLVNRGFVPTEKRADHSRPDGPVRVTGLVRVTEPDGAFLRSNDPIADRWYSRDVAAIAKAKRLGPVAPYFIDADATPNPGGYPVGGLTVVAFRNSHLSYALTWFALAILTVVGIVILWRRGRE; from the coding sequence ATGGCCGATGCTGGCGTGAGCGGCGGGCGGCCCGGCCGTTCGCCACTGACGCTGGCGATCCTAACCGCGATCGGCGTGGCGCTGATCGCGGCCTTTCTTTCGCTCGGCGTGTGGCAGCTGCAACGCCGCGTCTGGAAGCTGAACCTGATCGCGACGGTGAATGCGCGGCTCCACGCCCCGCCCGTCGCTGCCCCCCGGACCGCAGGCGCATCCGACGCCTATACCCGCGTGACCGCCGAGGGGCGTTTCCGCAACGACCGTGAGACCTTCGTCCAGGCCGTGACCGAACGAGGTCCGGGTTTCTGGGTTCTGACCCCGCTGGTCGGTCCCCGTTTTACTGTGCTGGTCAACCGTGGCTTCGTACCCACCGAAAAGCGCGCGGATCACAGCCGCCCTGATGGCCCGGTCCGTGTTACCGGTCTAGTCCGCGTCACCGAGCCGGATGGCGCGTTCCTCCGCTCGAACGATCCGATCGCCGACCGCTGGTATTCACGCGATGTCGCGGCGATTGCAAAGGCCAAGCGGCTCGGCCCGGTCGCGCCCTATTTCATCGACGCCGACGCTACACCCAACCCCGGCGGCTATCCGGTCGGCGGACTGACCGTCGTAGCGTTCCGCAACAGCCATTTGTCCTACGCGCTGACCTGGTTCGCCCTGGCGATCCTGACAGTGGTCGGCATCGTCATTCTCTGGCGGCGGGGCCGCGAGTGA
- the eno gene encoding phosphopyruvate hydratase: MTAIIDIHARQILDSRGNPTVEVDVLLEDGSFGRAAVPSGASTGAHEAVEKRDGDKSRWMGKGVEAAVEAVNDEITDAILGMDAEDQADLDRAMIELDGTENKGRLGANAILGVSLAAAKAASEARGLPLYKYVGGVSAHLLPVPMMNIINGGEHADNPIDFQEFMIMPVGAANIMEAVRCGSEIFHTLKKALHENGLATGVGDEGGFAPNIASTTEALDFIMASVEKAGYKPGDDVMIALDCAATEFFKDGKYNISGEGKILSSHEMAEYLANLTRQYPILSIEDGMAEDDWEGWKALTDMIGDKVQLVGDDLFVTNPKRLKQGIDGGYANSLLVKVNQIGTLTETLEAVSLAQRSRYTAVMSHRSGETEDATIADLAVATNCGQIKTGSLARSDRLAKYNQLIRIEEELGDSARYAGRDILIRA; the protein is encoded by the coding sequence GTGACCGCAATCATCGACATCCACGCGCGTCAAATCCTGGACAGCCGGGGCAATCCCACCGTCGAAGTCGACGTGCTGCTCGAAGACGGCAGCTTCGGCCGCGCCGCCGTTCCCTCGGGTGCATCGACCGGCGCGCATGAAGCGGTCGAGAAGCGCGACGGCGACAAGAGCCGCTGGATGGGCAAGGGTGTCGAGGCGGCTGTGGAGGCGGTCAATGACGAGATCACCGACGCCATCTTGGGCATGGACGCCGAGGATCAGGCCGATCTCGACCGTGCGATGATCGAGCTGGACGGAACCGAGAACAAGGGCCGCCTGGGTGCGAACGCGATCCTGGGCGTCAGCCTGGCGGCGGCCAAGGCGGCTTCGGAAGCGCGCGGCCTGCCGCTTTATAAATATGTCGGGGGCGTTTCGGCGCATCTGCTGCCGGTGCCGATGATGAACATCATCAACGGCGGCGAACATGCGGACAACCCGATCGATTTCCAGGAATTCATGATCATGCCGGTCGGTGCGGCGAATATCATGGAAGCGGTCCGCTGCGGCTCGGAAATCTTCCACACGCTGAAGAAGGCGCTGCACGAAAACGGTCTGGCGACCGGCGTGGGCGACGAGGGCGGCTTCGCCCCCAACATCGCCTCGACCACCGAAGCGCTCGACTTCATCATGGCCTCGGTCGAGAAGGCCGGGTACAAGCCGGGTGACGATGTGATGATCGCCCTTGACTGCGCCGCCACTGAGTTCTTCAAGGACGGCAAGTATAACATCTCGGGTGAGGGCAAGATCCTGTCGAGCCACGAGATGGCCGAGTATCTGGCGAACCTGACCCGTCAGTATCCGATCCTGTCGATCGAGGACGGCATGGCCGAAGACGACTGGGAAGGCTGGAAGGCGCTGACCGACATGATCGGCGACAAGGTTCAGCTGGTCGGCGACGATCTGTTCGTTACCAACCCGAAGCGTCTGAAGCAGGGCATCGACGGCGGCTATGCCAACTCGCTGCTGGTCAAGGTCAACCAGATCGGCACGCTGACCGAGACGCTGGAGGCCGTGTCGCTGGCGCAGCGTTCGCGCTACACCGCCGTCATGTCGCACCGTTCGGGCGAGACCGAGGACGCGACGATCGCCGATCTGGCGGTCGCCACCAACTGCGGCCAGATCAAGACGGGCAGCCTCGCGCGTTCTGACCGGCTCGCCAAGTACAACCAGCTGATCCGCATCGAGGAAGAGCTGGGTGACTCGGCACGCTATGCCGGTCGCGATATTCTCATCCGCGCTTGA
- a CDS encoding phosphatase — MTVAEAEIRAAEARERLNHTASRIQAKLEPQALAAQAREAGVTAAKCGLESAKSNPGAVAGGVAVFGLLLNRRRIARLFKRKR, encoded by the coding sequence ATGACCGTCGCAGAGGCCGAAATCCGGGCTGCCGAAGCACGCGAACGGTTGAACCACACCGCATCGCGCATCCAGGCCAAGCTGGAGCCGCAGGCGCTGGCGGCGCAAGCGCGGGAGGCAGGCGTCACGGCCGCGAAATGCGGTCTAGAATCGGCCAAGAGCAATCCCGGTGCGGTTGCGGGCGGCGTCGCCGTCTTCGGCCTGCTTCTCAATCGTCGGCGGATCGCCCGCCTGTTCAAGCGCAAACGCTGA
- a CDS encoding phage holin family protein, giving the protein MTRVVETLRTAASPEPETLTSLVSQLVDDGRSFITAEIDLAKARATDKIGRYRSAAIFFGVAAVLGLSALIALLVGLIFALAPATGPFAATLIVVGVVVIVAGILAMMGKSRLSGGAA; this is encoded by the coding sequence GTGACCCGCGTAGTCGAAACCCTGCGGACGGCGGCATCGCCCGAGCCGGAGACGCTGACCTCGCTGGTGTCGCAACTCGTCGATGATGGGCGCTCGTTCATCACCGCCGAGATCGATCTGGCGAAGGCACGAGCGACCGACAAGATCGGTCGCTATCGCAGCGCGGCTATCTTCTTCGGGGTTGCCGCCGTGCTGGGCCTGTCGGCGCTGATCGCCTTGCTCGTTGGCCTGATCTTCGCGCTGGCGCCCGCGACCGGCCCGTTCGCCGCGACGCTGATCGTCGTCGGCGTGGTCGTCATCGTGGCAGGCATATTGGCGATGATGGGTAAGTCCCGCCTGTCGGGAGGTGCCGCATGA
- a CDS encoding response regulator transcription factor: MDDERSLVIVEDDETFARTLQRSFERRGYRVWMAASPDALRDVLAETSPRYAVVDLKLGQASGLACVQTLHAHDPEMLIVVLTGFASIATAVEAIKLGACHYLAKPSNTDDIEAAFHKAGGDATTAITDRPSSIKTLEWERINETLAETNFNISETARRLGMHRRTLARKLEKRHVP, translated from the coding sequence ATGGACGACGAACGCTCATTGGTGATCGTCGAGGATGACGAGACTTTCGCGCGCACGCTGCAACGTTCGTTCGAGCGCCGCGGCTACCGCGTCTGGATGGCGGCAAGCCCCGACGCGCTTCGCGACGTGCTGGCGGAGACGAGCCCGCGTTATGCGGTGGTCGACCTGAAGCTCGGCCAGGCGTCGGGCTTGGCCTGCGTCCAGACGCTGCACGCGCATGATCCGGAAATGCTGATCGTCGTCCTGACCGGCTTTGCCAGTATCGCGACCGCGGTGGAGGCGATCAAGCTGGGCGCGTGCCATTATCTCGCCAAGCCGTCCAACACCGATGACATCGAAGCGGCCTTCCACAAGGCGGGGGGCGATGCGACGACCGCGATCACCGATCGTCCCAGTTCGATCAAGACGCTGGAATGGGAGCGGATCAACGAGACGTTGGCCGAAACCAACTTCAACATTTCGGAAACCGCGCGGCGGCTGGGTATGCACCGCCGGACGCTCGCGCGAAAACTGGAGAAGCGCCACGTCCCCTAA